The following proteins come from a genomic window of Micromonospora zamorensis:
- a CDS encoding sensor histidine kinase, with protein MSTSSREDWRRPGPTAEQRRVDLWLGLGVTALALVSLTLARSTGAFMLGPPPSGPEQLFWTVAVTLPLIWRRRWPAATLLIISVAFIAAQARSAPETQFSSWALFCALYTVGAWGQDRQRSRRLRIGVIATMFAWLGIYYAVSIDHIPPGAFADAVGPVPPVLAAMVTGVLVNVLVFGFAYFFGETAWVAARREHELRTQAEDLRRSQAEARERAVLGERVRIARELHDVVAHHVSVMGVQASACRRVFDRDPGKARTALTAIEQSARTAVDELRRMLGVLRAPANADAEPPATGGVERIGELVERARAAGLTATLGVYGDAVALPESVSQAAYRVTQEAVTNTLKHAGANVLDVRVRYLAREVEVDVTDDGRAGRRVNALGLGLIGMHERVSAHDGDLEAGPRAGGGWRVRARFPLPAAADPPVGAQRAPSDEQQPVVDTARSA; from the coding sequence ATGAGCACCTCATCGCGAGAGGACTGGCGCCGACCCGGCCCGACGGCAGAGCAGCGTCGGGTCGACCTCTGGCTCGGCCTCGGGGTGACCGCGCTGGCCCTGGTGAGCCTCACCCTGGCCCGCAGCACCGGGGCGTTCATGCTGGGTCCGCCGCCGTCCGGGCCGGAGCAGCTGTTCTGGACCGTCGCGGTGACCCTGCCGCTGATCTGGCGGCGACGCTGGCCGGCCGCGACCCTGCTGATCATCTCGGTGGCTTTCATCGCCGCGCAGGCGCGCTCGGCCCCGGAGACCCAGTTCTCCTCGTGGGCCCTGTTCTGCGCCCTCTACACGGTGGGCGCCTGGGGACAGGACCGTCAGCGGTCCCGCAGGCTGCGGATCGGCGTGATCGCCACGATGTTCGCCTGGCTGGGGATCTACTACGCGGTGTCCATCGACCACATCCCGCCCGGCGCCTTCGCCGACGCCGTCGGGCCGGTGCCACCGGTGCTCGCCGCGATGGTCACCGGCGTCCTCGTCAACGTGCTGGTCTTCGGTTTCGCGTACTTCTTCGGCGAGACCGCCTGGGTCGCCGCACGCCGCGAGCACGAGCTGCGGACCCAGGCCGAGGACCTGCGCCGGTCCCAGGCCGAGGCTCGGGAACGGGCGGTGCTCGGCGAACGGGTCCGGATCGCCCGGGAGCTGCACGACGTGGTCGCCCACCACGTGTCGGTCATGGGGGTGCAGGCGTCCGCCTGCCGCCGGGTCTTCGACCGCGACCCGGGTAAGGCCCGCACAGCCCTCACCGCCATCGAGCAGAGCGCCCGCACCGCCGTCGACGAGCTCCGTCGGATGCTCGGCGTGCTGCGGGCCCCCGCCAACGCCGACGCCGAGCCGCCGGCGACCGGCGGCGTCGAACGGATCGGCGAGCTGGTCGAGCGGGCCCGAGCCGCGGGCCTCACGGCGACCCTCGGGGTGTACGGCGACGCGGTCGCGTTGCCCGAGTCGGTCTCGCAGGCGGCCTACCGGGTGACGCAGGAGGCGGTGACCAACACCCTGAAGCACGCCGGAGCGAACGTGTTGGACGTGCGGGTCCGGTACCTGGCCCGCGAGGTGGAGGTCGACGTGACCGACGACGGACGAGCTGGCCGCCGGGTCAACGCCCTCGGGCTGGGCCTGATCGGAATGCACGAACGGGTCAGCGCCCACGATGGCGACCTGGAGGCCGGGCCGCGCGCCGGTGGCGGCTGGCGGGTACGCGCCCGCTTCCCACTGCCGGCAGCGGCGGACCCGCCGGTCGGCGCGCAGCGGGCACCGAGCGACGAGCAGCAGCCGGTCGTCGACACGGCGCGTTCGGCATGA
- a CDS encoding PadR family transcriptional regulator — protein MVSEDVLRTHLQELRRGTVVVASLVALRRPDYGYALLQRLTDHGFPVDANTLYPLLRRLEDQGLLTSEWNTAESRPRKFYRTSDEGESMLTRLLDDLAAVQTSITGLIQGADR, from the coding sequence ATGGTTAGCGAGGACGTTCTACGGACGCACCTACAGGAGTTGCGTCGAGGCACCGTCGTGGTGGCCAGCCTGGTCGCGTTGCGCCGACCGGACTACGGCTACGCACTGCTGCAACGGCTCACCGACCACGGCTTCCCGGTCGACGCCAACACGCTCTACCCGCTGCTGCGCCGCCTGGAGGACCAGGGGCTGCTGACCAGCGAGTGGAACACCGCGGAGAGCCGGCCGCGCAAGTTCTACCGGACCAGCGACGAGGGCGAGTCGATGCTGACCCGGCTCCTCGACGACCTCGCCGCCGTACAGACCTCCATCACCGGGCTGATTCAAGGAGCCGACCGATGA
- a CDS encoding serine/threonine-protein kinase, giving the protein MTAPQRIGPYSIERLLGVGSFATVWLGYDPVLDGYVAIKVLAENWSHDLRVRERFRDEARLLRRLEHERLVRVHAVGELPDGRPYAVLAWANGGSLRDRLALAEISVPAALRLLGEICAGVSVLHRHGVVHRDLTPGNILFHSTPAPSGAESTGAPSGAERVLIADLGLAKALAAASGLTARAGTPGYMAPEQDDPGAVIDTRADVYGLGRLGIRLLAAAPGPDPPRSTGALRLRDGVPARVAAVLVRATAHRPADRYPDAAALHTALDRATDPVRQSSPMARRPYRMLLAGAAVAAVAVVGAEPGGTGAERDTYTAGPLTVTLPDGWSATGATWAGQYDADGEAEPALVMSPQPRRWAADPGVPGAFVGVSVSTAARTTPARFLAERTHGDCTSAPVRTTRQAGVEWTVVAYRCDRDRPRIVESAGLHPARGALVYVQVVPPLDGGPDFVDGLLAGVRVR; this is encoded by the coding sequence GTGACGGCTCCGCAACGGATCGGGCCCTACTCCATCGAGCGGCTGCTGGGCGTCGGATCGTTCGCGACCGTCTGGCTGGGCTACGACCCGGTGCTCGACGGGTACGTGGCGATCAAGGTGCTGGCCGAGAACTGGAGCCACGACCTGCGGGTCCGGGAACGCTTCCGAGACGAGGCCCGGCTGCTGCGCCGGCTGGAGCACGAGCGGTTGGTCCGGGTGCACGCCGTTGGTGAGCTGCCCGACGGACGGCCGTACGCCGTGCTGGCCTGGGCGAACGGGGGCAGTCTCCGGGACCGGCTCGCTCTCGCTGAGATTTCCGTTCCGGCTGCGCTGCGCCTGCTCGGCGAGATCTGCGCGGGCGTGAGCGTGCTGCACCGCCACGGCGTCGTGCACCGCGACCTCACTCCCGGCAACATTTTGTTCCACTCCACTCCGGCGCCCTCCGGCGCGGAATCCACCGGGGCGCCCTCCGGCGCCGAGCGGGTGCTGATCGCCGACCTCGGTCTCGCCAAGGCGCTCGCCGCCGCCTCCGGCCTCACCGCCCGGGCCGGTACGCCCGGCTACATGGCGCCGGAGCAGGACGACCCGGGCGCGGTGATCGACACCCGCGCCGACGTGTACGGGCTCGGACGGCTCGGGATCCGCCTGCTCGCCGCCGCCCCCGGGCCCGACCCGCCCAGATCGACCGGCGCCCTGCGACTGCGCGACGGCGTGCCGGCGCGGGTGGCGGCGGTGCTCGTCCGGGCCACCGCCCACCGGCCGGCCGACCGCTACCCGGACGCCGCCGCGCTGCACACCGCGCTCGACCGGGCCACCGATCCCGTCCGGCAGTCGTCGCCGATGGCCCGTCGCCCGTACCGGATGCTGCTGGCCGGGGCGGCCGTCGCGGCCGTCGCCGTGGTGGGCGCCGAGCCGGGCGGCACCGGGGCCGAACGCGACACCTACACCGCCGGACCGCTCACCGTGACGTTGCCGGACGGCTGGTCGGCCACCGGGGCGACCTGGGCCGGTCAGTACGACGCCGACGGCGAAGCGGAACCGGCGCTGGTGATGTCGCCGCAGCCCCGCCGCTGGGCCGCCGACCCCGGGGTGCCCGGCGCGTTCGTCGGCGTCTCCGTCAGCACGGCGGCGCGCACCACGCCCGCCAGGTTCCTGGCCGAGCGCACGCACGGGGACTGCACGTCCGCGCCGGTGCGCACCACCCGCCAGGCGGGCGTCGAGTGGACCGTGGTGGCGTACCGCTGCGACCGGGACCGGCCGCGGATCGTCGAGTCGGCCGGCCTGCATCCCGCCCGCGGCGCTCTGGTGTACGTGCAGGTCGTGCCACCACTGGACGGCGGACCCGACTTCGTGGACGGGCTGCTCGCCGGCGTGCGGGTGCGCTGA
- a CDS encoding permease prefix domain 1-containing protein, protein MNTLTDRYLAATLRSVPTQRRDEIASELRASIEDMIEDRTGSGQDTPTAEREVLTELGNPDELAARYADRRLQLIGPTYYLVWLRLLKLLLSFIPALVGTIVAIVKVAEGSGFGAIGPGLVVALHVGVHIAFWLTLTFAIIERSQPAVDLPDWTVDQLPDVPAHRDVSLADTIASVVMLVVTIGYLPFQHYRSWVRDTDGDNIPILDPALWSFWLPALIVVMLGTLVFEIVKYRIGHWNRALFGTKALLNLAFSVPLVWLALSDRLLNPALGERLSWLADADNRNLIGVAIAVGTAAILVWDLIDTALKTRRQTA, encoded by the coding sequence ATGAACACCCTGACCGACCGCTACCTCGCCGCCACCCTGCGCTCGGTGCCCACCCAGCGCCGGGACGAGATCGCCAGCGAGCTGCGCGCCTCGATCGAGGACATGATCGAGGATCGGACCGGCAGCGGCCAGGACACTCCCACCGCCGAGCGGGAGGTGCTCACCGAGCTGGGCAACCCGGACGAGCTGGCCGCCCGGTACGCCGATCGCCGGTTGCAGCTCATCGGCCCGACCTACTACCTGGTCTGGCTGCGCCTGCTGAAACTGCTGCTCAGCTTCATCCCGGCGCTCGTCGGCACGATCGTCGCCATCGTCAAGGTCGCCGAGGGCAGCGGTTTCGGCGCCATCGGACCAGGTCTCGTCGTCGCCCTGCACGTGGGCGTGCACATCGCTTTCTGGCTCACCCTGACCTTTGCGATCATCGAACGCTCCCAACCGGCCGTGGACCTGCCGGACTGGACGGTCGACCAACTGCCCGACGTCCCGGCGCACCGCGACGTGTCCCTCGCCGACACCATCGCGTCGGTGGTCATGCTGGTGGTGACCATTGGCTACCTACCGTTCCAGCACTACCGGTCCTGGGTGCGCGACACCGACGGCGACAACATCCCGATCCTCGACCCGGCGCTGTGGTCCTTCTGGCTGCCGGCACTGATCGTCGTCATGCTCGGCACCCTGGTGTTCGAGATCGTCAAGTACCGGATCGGGCATTGGAACCGGGCGCTGTTCGGGACCAAGGCGCTGCTCAACCTCGCGTTCTCGGTGCCGCTGGTGTGGCTGGCACTCTCCGACCGGCTGCTCAACCCCGCCCTCGGCGAGCGGCTGAGCTGGCTGGCGGACGCGGACAACCGCAACCTCATCGGGGTCGCCATCGCGGTCGGCACAGCCGCGATCCTGGTCTGGGACCTGATCGACACCGCTCTGAAGACGCGCCGCCAGACGGCGTGA